Proteins co-encoded in one Cupriavidus taiwanensis genomic window:
- a CDS encoding PAAR domain-containing protein: MARPFILLGDKTDHGGVVITASGNTSTNGKGIACVGDRVTCPRSGHDGTTVIVTGDPNVIIDGRAAARHGDKTACGATLLSSQGVTGSQ, from the coding sequence GTGGCACGTCCTTTCATTCTGCTGGGCGACAAGACCGACCACGGCGGCGTGGTGATCACCGCTTCGGGCAACACCAGCACCAACGGCAAGGGCATTGCATGCGTGGGGGATCGTGTCACCTGCCCTCGCTCCGGTCATGACGGCACCACCGTCATCGTCACCGGCGACCCCAACGTAATCATCGACGGCCGTGCCGCCGCGCGGCACGGCGACAAGACCGCTTGTGGCGCAACCTTGCTGTCGAGCCAGGGCGTGACCGGCAGCCAATGA
- a CDS encoding M15 family metallopeptidase, translating to MVFVALVLYFVLMVAAAAVLLLPAVRQRCFAVARTQWRRVSTSAASAGSQSASSIRQSVGNATTTLASARDFLAQRRALVLAAAGVVTLPPVVALALRHRQVFQFEDDEGVREPDPQIAALLNGERLVPPPPLPPEVFTTREVELIRPAIREASRDWEQLDADFRQRLLLVYKIMRDEHGYEMALLEGYRSPERQAKLAAMGSHVTQAGAYHSYHQFGLAADSAFYRGGKLVISEKDPWAMRGYELYGRAAESAGLVWGGRWKMMDLGHVELRRPGVLGKRPAQQ from the coding sequence ATGGTCTTTGTCGCACTGGTCCTCTATTTCGTGTTGATGGTTGCCGCTGCTGCCGTGCTGCTTCTTCCCGCAGTACGGCAGCGCTGCTTTGCGGTGGCGCGCACGCAGTGGCGCCGCGTGAGCACCAGTGCGGCGTCGGCGGGCTCGCAATCGGCCAGCTCGATCCGCCAGTCGGTTGGCAACGCCACCACTACGTTGGCTTCAGCCAGGGACTTCCTGGCACAGCGCCGCGCCCTGGTGCTGGCGGCCGCAGGCGTGGTAACGCTGCCGCCGGTGGTGGCGCTGGCGTTGCGTCACCGGCAAGTGTTCCAGTTCGAGGACGATGAGGGCGTGCGCGAACCGGATCCGCAGATCGCCGCGCTGCTCAATGGCGAGCGGCTGGTGCCGCCGCCGCCGCTGCCGCCAGAGGTCTTCACCACGCGCGAGGTTGAGCTGATCCGCCCGGCCATCCGCGAAGCCAGCCGCGACTGGGAGCAGCTGGACGCCGATTTCAGGCAGCGCTTGTTGCTGGTCTACAAGATCATGCGCGACGAACACGGCTATGAAATGGCGCTGCTGGAGGGCTACCGCAGCCCGGAACGGCAGGCCAAGCTGGCCGCGATGGGCAGCCACGTGACGCAGGCCGGCGCTTATCACAGCTACCACCAGTTCGGGCTGGCCGCGGACAGCGCCTTCTACCGCGGCGGCAAGCTGGTGATCAGCGAGAAGGACCCGTGGGCGATGCGCGGCTACGAGCTGTATGGCCGTGCCGCCGAGTCAGCCGGTCTGGTCTGGGGCGGCCGCTGGAAGATGATGGATCTCGGGCACGTCGAGCTGCGCCGTCCCGGTGTGCTGGGCAAGCGGCCAGCGCAGCAATAA
- a CDS encoding type VI secretion system Vgr family protein: MDVTTLYQHLFSAAHRLYALEGEGALGELAVEAWIGREGVSALAESRIVAVSANADIALESLLGQRVTLLTTLAGGGQSRRTGLIRQAEKLGADGSLARYRLTVVPWLWLTTQQRNGQVFQNRTLDSIIETILQPYAPHAQWRYAAGAEARIAAFGERDHVAQFRETDYHFLTRLLAEAGLGYTVVEDKKAPGGHAVVIFADSAQLPEDAESAAGGGIRFHRAHSQESADAIQQLACESRATVGGVAVTAWDPEAKRAIRGHAPARSAGNMARVASPDPYLSVSLSLAPDAASAQRIAEQVIEAVEARALLFTGRASVRTLRSGTRLTVTGCPHLPPQEDDAAGYPLLLAAVEHSGFNNLAADTRAALADRMGPLEAALCFDAPPPASDAAEATAGLLGVLPDHAPVRLTPTQALQSAAREQGYAAIFRAIDARRPWRACVLDVNCPRLYSRSSPLGVHSAIVVGPDGQSQPEGNAEHHASPAGEIRVRFHWQRGERADDRSSRWIRVAQRQAGAGMGWQWLPRIGQEVLIKFADDDIDQPFVIGALYNGQGEAGHAPTPGGKSAAGGSDSQALYAQGTDSASSAQGNLAGGNSPAWHGLGAQPDGHRNAAALTGFKSQEHGGKGYNQLVLDDSDSQLRTQLATTLQSTQLNLGHLIHQQDNRRGSFRGQGFELRTDGHAAVRGQAGLLLTTYRDAATGKALPTGDNAAGIALLRQAGDLVKTLSQGATTHQAQALSTGKDDEAPLPRQTRAASGMVDGQALEAAKDDASSGNTTTSGKVPHQAAAMVHLNGRAGLTMVAGQDLQMASGESVALASGLDSNIAVAGQARVHAGQAIGVAAGLSGAGDNNIGLQLTAGQDDIDIQAQHDLLKLAARDDLTVVSANMNVDFAAAKRIRIATAGGASILIEGGNITVECPGAITYKAAQRKFEGAVNNAYPLPEFPQAPMPYKPMEFRMRLANTPGEGGHALAHAPWKIAVGEAPLGLGMVGDDELVAHGVTDADGNVTLSQAQEEALARAYCASPANTWLVYPGQTVRVHVAEQDPTWTEAEAARHALNAGDFSGGLPQSMSDDNTQQRLRYARDALAAGSSSQIYKKTQ, translated from the coding sequence ATGGATGTAACCACTCTTTACCAACATCTTTTCAGCGCGGCGCACCGGCTCTATGCCCTGGAAGGCGAAGGCGCGCTCGGCGAACTCGCCGTTGAAGCCTGGATCGGGCGCGAAGGCGTTTCAGCGCTGGCAGAGTCGCGCATCGTTGCCGTCAGCGCCAACGCCGATATCGCACTGGAGAGCCTGCTGGGCCAACGCGTCACGCTGCTGACCACGCTCGCGGGTGGTGGTCAGTCGCGCCGCACCGGCCTGATCCGTCAGGCCGAGAAGCTTGGCGCCGACGGCAGCCTGGCACGCTATCGCCTGACGGTGGTGCCCTGGCTGTGGCTGACCACGCAGCAGCGCAACGGCCAGGTGTTCCAGAACCGCACGCTCGACAGCATCATCGAGACCATCCTGCAACCGTATGCGCCGCACGCGCAATGGCGCTACGCGGCGGGCGCAGAAGCGCGCATCGCGGCGTTCGGCGAGCGCGACCATGTCGCGCAGTTCCGCGAGACCGACTATCACTTCCTCACGCGCCTGCTGGCCGAGGCCGGCCTGGGCTATACCGTCGTGGAAGACAAGAAAGCACCGGGCGGGCATGCGGTGGTGATCTTTGCCGACAGCGCGCAGTTGCCGGAAGACGCAGAGTCTGCGGCTGGTGGCGGCATCCGCTTCCATCGCGCGCACAGCCAGGAATCGGCCGATGCCATCCAGCAACTGGCTTGCGAGAGCCGGGCGACGGTCGGCGGTGTGGCGGTCACCGCATGGGACCCGGAAGCGAAGCGTGCCATCCGCGGCCACGCCCCGGCACGATCTGCCGGCAACATGGCGCGCGTCGCCAGTCCGGACCCGTACCTCTCTGTCAGCCTGTCGCTGGCGCCGGACGCGGCCAGTGCGCAACGGATTGCCGAACAGGTAATCGAAGCCGTCGAAGCCCGTGCATTGCTGTTCACCGGCCGTGCGTCCGTACGTACGCTGCGCAGCGGTACGCGCCTGACCGTCACCGGCTGTCCGCACCTGCCGCCGCAGGAAGATGACGCGGCAGGCTATCCGCTGCTGCTCGCAGCGGTGGAGCACAGCGGCTTCAACAACCTGGCCGCCGACACGCGCGCCGCGCTGGCCGATCGCATGGGTCCACTCGAGGCAGCCTTGTGCTTCGACGCACCGCCGCCGGCATCCGACGCCGCGGAGGCAACCGCCGGCCTGCTGGGCGTGCTGCCCGATCACGCGCCAGTGCGCCTGACTCCCACGCAAGCGCTGCAGAGCGCGGCACGCGAACAGGGCTACGCCGCCATCTTCCGCGCGATCGACGCTCGCCGTCCCTGGCGCGCCTGCGTCCTCGACGTCAATTGTCCACGTCTTTACAGCCGGTCCAGCCCGCTGGGCGTGCATAGCGCCATCGTCGTCGGTCCCGACGGCCAGTCCCAGCCTGAAGGCAACGCCGAACACCACGCCAGCCCCGCCGGCGAAATCCGCGTGCGCTTCCACTGGCAGCGCGGCGAGCGTGCCGACGATCGCAGCAGCCGCTGGATCCGCGTGGCACAACGCCAGGCCGGCGCAGGAATGGGCTGGCAGTGGCTGCCGCGCATCGGCCAGGAAGTGCTGATCAAGTTCGCCGACGACGACATCGACCAGCCTTTCGTCATCGGTGCGCTGTACAACGGCCAAGGCGAAGCGGGGCACGCTCCCACGCCTGGGGGCAAGAGCGCCGCGGGTGGCAGCGACAGCCAAGCCCTGTATGCGCAGGGCACGGACAGCGCCTCAAGCGCGCAAGGTAACCTCGCCGGAGGCAACAGCCCCGCCTGGCACGGCCTGGGCGCGCAGCCCGACGGCCACCGCAATGCCGCGGCGCTGACCGGTTTCAAGAGCCAGGAACATGGCGGCAAGGGCTACAACCAACTGGTGCTGGACGACAGCGACAGCCAACTGCGCACGCAATTGGCGACCACGTTGCAATCGACCCAACTCAACCTTGGCCACCTTATCCACCAGCAAGACAACCGCCGCGGCAGCTTCCGCGGCCAGGGCTTCGAGCTGCGCACCGATGGCCACGCCGCCGTGCGCGGCCAGGCCGGGTTGCTGCTGACGACCTACCGTGACGCCGCCACGGGCAAGGCCCTGCCCACAGGAGACAACGCCGCGGGCATCGCGCTGCTGCGCCAGGCGGGCGACCTGGTCAAGACCCTGAGCCAGGGCGCGACCACCCACCAGGCCCAGGCGCTGTCGACCGGCAAGGATGACGAAGCGCCATTGCCGAGGCAGACCCGGGCCGCTTCGGGCATGGTCGATGGGCAAGCGCTGGAAGCGGCAAAGGACGACGCGTCCAGCGGCAACACCACCACCAGCGGCAAAGTCCCGCACCAGGCCGCCGCAATGGTCCACCTGAACGGCCGTGCCGGGCTGACCATGGTTGCCGGCCAGGACCTGCAAATGGCCAGCGGGGAGAGCGTGGCACTTGCCAGCGGCCTCGACAGCAACATCGCGGTTGCCGGCCAGGCCCGCGTCCATGCGGGTCAGGCGATAGGCGTGGCCGCTGGGTTGTCGGGGGCGGGGGATAACAACATTGGCCTGCAGCTGACGGCGGGCCAGGATGATATCGATATCCAGGCGCAGCATGATCTGCTGAAGCTAGCGGCGCGTGATGACTTGACCGTGGTCTCGGCCAATATGAACGTGGATTTTGCCGCGGCGAAGCGAATCCGCATTGCCACCGCCGGCGGGGCTTCGATCTTGATCGAGGGCGGGAATATTACGGTGGAGTGTCCGGGGGCGATTACTTATAAGGCGGCGCAGAGGAAGTTTGAAGGGGCGGTGAATAATGCCTACCCGCTCCCCGAGTTTCCTCAGGCCCCGATGCCGTACAAGCCCATGGAGTTCCGCATGCGCCTGGCAAATACGCCGGGTGAAGGCGGGCACGCCCTGGCACACGCGCCCTGGAAGATTGCTGTCGGGGAGGCGCCGCTGGGCCTCGGCATGGTGGGTGACGACGAGTTGGTAGCACATGGCGTCACCGATGCTGACGGTAACGTGACACTCAGCCAGGCCCAGGAGGAGGCCCTGGCGCGCGCCTATTGCGCCAGTCCGGCAAACACCTGGCTGGTATATCCCGGCCAGACCGTACGCGTTCACGTTGCCGAGCAGGATCCGACGTGGACTGAGGCGGAGGCAGCACGCCACGCACTGAATGCCGGTGACTTCAGCGGTGGACTGCCGCAATCCATGTCGGACGACAATACGCAGCAACGGCTACGCTACGCGCGCGATGCGCTCGCCGCCGGGTCGTCCAGTCAGATCTACAAAAAAACTCAGTAA
- a CDS encoding phospholipase, with translation MGAPDKQVYQILGEDQKAAKTATSAPGCFVHGKDVFSEPLKGNAVQFFVTGTEYFDNVAAAIEGARSSVFVTGWQVNFDVVLTGKKTLWTCLRTAVRNGASVYVMPWMSPKVGVDTGDLETALTVIQLNAGLPAPRAFVLPAVSQCDQPGALGIAFSHHQKLVVIDNKFAFVGGIDLAYGRRDDGKYSLKADGRQGSEFYNSCVPPIHSLSSVEQTAYLTRAELVAACFDNKAGRAAQFLFSAPMKPLAGAMDVYSAARDKVKDVNKQISDWWVTSDVVPEFVRKAQDKVIDVAQETAADASKWAYQQLGATLQTKVEKLREYGGAQLADATTALMAWLNGATLDSLPPSLLQDTADTIQAFVVRLVLALQAEGSQRKQCYANLEKLGKLLPAGGKCPDSSVQPRMPWHDVHCRIEGPSVYDLSRNFVRRWNGVALQYERSDGRTVDALLRQLGITARLKAPRIGAAHRPARSKTLPGSCWIQVLRSAPKKMRVAEAAGEADKTTPSVAESSCLSAMLKNIEGASHFIYIEGQFFQSDYGSTMIGDAEADGGAPASGPMHALMDVKGSPGYRKYAAQLGILGVPPGQIHKSLKWSQLDDVQRDIKGGGADFVNDLKRVMATQAQIAGFAALGPSQKSLKNPICKALGDRITRAIYDGKPFHVYMVLPVHPEGTLDTINIMTQQHLTMQSLVFGSHSLVNRIRRALLAMKYVRERKMEVKRAREVANSARSQVLDREISRDEWSQYLTLLNLRNWDKFGGRPVTEQIYVHSKLLIADDRVVVLGSANINDRSQLGDRDSELAIVVHDDKSTPMQLDGRHPQPVGTFPCNLRKALWRKHFGLMGGAAPSGKLASCLEQPAARMTWESIQELARDNAIAYQNAFPFLPQLDEPTSIWPTWNKDNSELRGYMPFNERFWRAPEPRDEGFTWDAKLLLRERAPVGVRGFIVALPVMWMRGENNDSGMNLTTLANIWPESEGDAMQQMAALNALLPDRTNS, from the coding sequence ATGGGTGCGCCAGACAAGCAGGTGTATCAGATCCTTGGTGAAGACCAGAAGGCCGCAAAGACGGCGACTTCTGCGCCCGGCTGCTTCGTGCACGGCAAGGATGTCTTCTCCGAGCCCTTGAAGGGCAATGCGGTGCAGTTCTTTGTCACGGGCACCGAGTACTTCGACAACGTTGCGGCGGCGATCGAGGGTGCGCGGTCCAGTGTTTTCGTCACCGGCTGGCAGGTCAACTTCGATGTCGTGCTGACCGGCAAGAAAACGCTCTGGACATGCCTGCGTACCGCGGTCAGGAACGGGGCCAGTGTCTATGTCATGCCATGGATGTCTCCCAAGGTTGGCGTAGATACCGGGGACCTGGAAACTGCGCTAACGGTGATCCAGCTCAACGCCGGTCTGCCGGCGCCCCGGGCCTTCGTCTTGCCGGCCGTGTCGCAATGCGATCAGCCTGGCGCCTTGGGCATTGCCTTCTCGCATCACCAGAAACTGGTGGTCATCGACAACAAGTTTGCGTTCGTGGGCGGCATCGACCTCGCTTACGGCAGGCGCGACGATGGCAAGTATTCGCTCAAGGCAGACGGGCGGCAGGGCAGTGAGTTCTATAACAGTTGCGTGCCGCCGATTCATAGCCTCAGCAGCGTAGAACAAACGGCATACCTGACACGCGCCGAACTGGTGGCGGCTTGCTTCGATAACAAGGCCGGTCGCGCGGCGCAATTCCTGTTTTCCGCACCAATGAAGCCGCTGGCGGGAGCGATGGACGTGTATTCCGCGGCGAGAGACAAGGTCAAGGACGTCAACAAGCAGATCTCTGACTGGTGGGTCACCAGCGACGTCGTACCGGAATTCGTGCGAAAGGCCCAGGACAAGGTCATCGACGTGGCCCAGGAAACCGCAGCCGATGCAAGCAAGTGGGCCTATCAGCAGTTGGGCGCCACCCTGCAGACCAAGGTGGAAAAATTGCGGGAATACGGCGGCGCGCAATTGGCCGATGCAACCACCGCCCTCATGGCGTGGCTGAATGGCGCCACCCTCGACAGCTTGCCTCCCAGCCTGCTGCAAGATACAGCCGATACGATCCAGGCCTTTGTCGTGCGCCTGGTGCTCGCCCTGCAGGCGGAAGGCAGCCAGCGCAAGCAGTGCTACGCAAACCTGGAGAAACTGGGGAAACTTTTGCCAGCCGGCGGAAAGTGCCCTGACAGCAGCGTACAGCCCCGCATGCCTTGGCATGACGTACATTGCCGAATCGAAGGGCCATCGGTTTATGACCTGAGCCGCAATTTTGTTCGACGCTGGAATGGCGTGGCCCTGCAGTATGAGCGCAGCGATGGCAGAACGGTCGACGCGCTGCTGCGGCAACTCGGCATCACGGCGCGTCTGAAGGCGCCCCGCATCGGGGCTGCACACCGGCCCGCACGGTCCAAGACCCTTCCGGGGTCATGCTGGATCCAGGTCCTACGAAGCGCCCCGAAGAAGATGCGGGTGGCGGAAGCTGCGGGAGAGGCGGATAAGACTACGCCGAGCGTTGCGGAAAGCAGCTGCCTGAGCGCAATGCTGAAGAACATCGAAGGCGCGTCACATTTTATCTATATCGAGGGTCAGTTTTTTCAGTCCGATTATGGCAGCACGATGATCGGGGACGCGGAGGCGGACGGCGGTGCCCCAGCGTCAGGACCGATGCATGCGTTGATGGACGTCAAAGGCTCACCGGGATATCGGAAATATGCAGCGCAACTTGGCATACTTGGCGTGCCGCCCGGACAGATTCACAAGTCCCTCAAATGGAGCCAGCTCGACGATGTCCAGCGGGACATCAAGGGAGGCGGTGCAGATTTCGTCAATGACCTGAAGCGGGTCATGGCCACGCAAGCCCAAATTGCCGGATTTGCTGCACTGGGACCGTCTCAAAAGTCCCTGAAGAATCCGATTTGCAAGGCGTTGGGTGATCGTATTACGCGTGCCATTTACGATGGCAAGCCGTTCCATGTCTACATGGTGCTGCCTGTGCATCCGGAAGGGACACTGGACACGATCAACATCATGACGCAGCAGCATTTGACGATGCAGTCGCTGGTGTTTGGCAGTCACAGTCTGGTGAATCGAATTCGGCGTGCGCTGTTGGCAATGAAGTATGTGCGTGAGCGGAAGATGGAGGTGAAGAGGGCGAGGGAAGTTGCAAATTCGGCAAGGTCGCAGGTGCTTGACAGAGAGATTTCTCGAGACGAATGGTCGCAATATCTAACGTTACTCAATTTACGGAATTGGGATAAATTTGGCGGTCGGCCGGTGACAGAACAAATCTATGTTCATAGCAAACTTCTAATCGCTGATGATCGTGTGGTTGTTTTAGGCAGCGCGAACATTAATGATCGCAGTCAGCTCGGTGATCGGGATTCAGAGTTGGCTATAGTCGTTCATGATGACAAGTCGACTCCGATGCAATTGGACGGTCGGCATCCGCAGCCTGTCGGCACGTTCCCTTGCAATCTACGCAAAGCATTGTGGAGGAAGCATTTTGGGTTAATGGGAGGGGCAGCACCCTCCGGGAAGCTAGCATCCTGCCTTGAGCAGCCGGCCGCAAGAATGACGTGGGAGTCGATTCAGGAGCTAGCGCGAGACAATGCGATCGCATACCAAAATGCGTTTCCCTTCCTGCCTCAGTTGGATGAGCCGACATCTATATGGCCGACGTGGAATAAGGATAATAGCGAACTACGTGGCTATATGCCGTTCAATGAACGATTCTGGCGTGCTCCCGAACCGCGCGACGAGGGGTTCACTTGGGATGCTAAATTATTATTACGTGAACGTGCGCCTGTTGGTGTCCGGGGCTTCATCGTGGCCTTGCCGGTCATGTGGATGCGGGGGGAGAACAACGATTCGGGAATGAACTTAACTACGCTTGCTAATATCTGGCCCGAAAGTGAGGGGGACGCCATGCAGCAAATGGCGGCATTGAACGCGCTCCTGCCGGATAGAACCAATAGTTGA